GGCTGGTCGGCCAGCCGGCGCCGCGCAGCGATGCGGCGGGCAAGACCGACGGCAGCGCGCGCTTTGCCATCGACGTCCGGCCGCCCGGCCTGCTGTACGCGGCGGTGGCGATGTGTCCGGTGTTCGGCGGCAGGCTCAAGGCCTTCGATGCGAAGGCGGCGCAGGGCATGCCCGGCGTGCGCTACGTGGTGCCGTTCGATGGCGCGGCGGGCGGCGCGCCCGGCGTGGCGGTCGTCGCCGACCACTACTGGCAGGCGCGCCAGGCCGTGGCGAAGCTCGAACCGGTGTGGGACAGCGGGCCGCATGCCGCGCTCGATTCCGCCGGCATCCGACGGCAGATCGCCGCCGCGCTCGACAGCGACCGGGGCGGCTTCACCTACCGGTCGACGGGCGATGGCCTGCAGGCGTTCGACCACGTGGGCGGCGCGACCGTGGTCGAGGCCGAATACAGCGTGCCGTATCTCGCGCATGCGGCGATGGAGCCGATCAACTGCACGGCGCAGGTGACCCGGGACCACGTGCAGCTGTGGGCGCCGACGCAGGTCGCCACGCTGGCGCAGCTGGTCGCGGCGCGCGCGGCGGGCGTGCGCCGCGAGCAGGTGCGGATCGAGGTGCCGCTGATCGGCGGCGGCTTCGGGCGCCGGCTCGAATCGGACTTCGTCGGCCAGGCGGTGGCGATCGCGGTCCGGACCGAAGGCCGGCCGGTGCAGGTGATCTGGACCCGCGAAGACGACATCCGCCACGATTTCTACCGCCCGCAGGCCATCGCCCGGCTGAAGGCGCGCATCGAGCGCGGCCGGGTGACGGCGCTGGCCTCGCGCAGCGCCGGCCAATCCATCCTGGCCGGCGAGCTCGGCCGGCTGTTCGGCGCGCCGTCGCTCGGCATCGACCGCTATACGGCGGAGGGGCTGTTCGACCTGCCGTACGAGATCGCGCACGAGCACATCGCCCACCTGGCGGTCGACCTGCCGGTGCCGGTGGGATTCTGGCGCAGCGTCGGCCACTCCTACACGGCGTTCTTCCTGGAAGGCTTTCTCAACGAGGTGGCGGCGGCGGCCGGGCTGGATCCGCTCGCGATGCGGCGCGACCTGCTCGAGGCACATCCGCGCGAGCGCACGGTGCTCGACACGGCGGCGCGGGCGGCGGGCTGGGGCCAGCCGCTGGCGCCGGCCGCCGATGGGGCGCCGCGGGCGCGCGGGCTGGCGCTGCACGGCTGCTTCGGCTCGGTGGTGGCGCAGGTGGCGGAGGTCTCGCTCAAGGACGGCAAGCCCCGTGTCCATCGCGTGGTGTGCGCGGTGGACTGCGGCACGGTCGTCAATCCGGGCATCGTCGCGCGGCAGGTGGAGAGCGCGGTCATCTTCGGCCTGGGGGCGGCCCTCCATGGGCAGATCCAGGTCAAGGACGGGCAGGTCGTGCAGTCCAACTATTCCGATTACCCCGTGCTAGGGATGGCCGACACGCCGGTCATCGAAACCCATCTCGTGCCCAGCGCGGCCGAGCCCGGCGGGGTGGGCGAGATCGCCGTGCCGCCGATCGCGCCGGCGGTGGCGCACGCCGTGGCGCAGCTCACCGGCAAGCCGGTGCGGCAACTGCCGATGGCGTGATGGAGCGGCGCCCCGGGGCCGACCGCCGGACAGCGATCGGCGCGGGCGCTACGCAGCTTCGTCCGGGAACACCGGCTCGCCCAGGTTCAGCATCAGCCGGTTTGCCCACGCGAAGATGGCGACGGCGTGGATCAGGTCGAGGATCTCGGCATCGGTCAGGCCGGCGGCCTGGAGCGGCTGCAGGTCTTCGGCGCGCACGTCGCCGGGGCGCAGCGTGAGGTCGATCGAGAACCGGGCGATGGCCCGTTCGCGCGCATTGGTGCCGGCCGTGTGCGGGTCTTCGAAGACCTGCCGGATGACGTCGTTGCGCTTGGCGAGCTGCTCGAAGCGCTGCGCATGGACGGCGGCGCAGTAGACGCAGCCGTTGACGCGCGAGACCACGGTGCTGGCCAGTTCGCGCTCCGCGCGCGACAGCCCGCCGGGCGCATACATGATGGCGTTGAAGGCCGCCGAGCGCTGGCGCAGGATCTCCGGCTGGTGCACCAGAAAGCGGTAGTAGTCCGACGTCTTGGCCTTCGGGTGGCTCTCTTCCAGCACGGCGATCTGCCCGGGCGTGGCGCGGTCGAGGTCGACCACGTCCAGCCAGGCTTTCCATTCCAGGGTTGCGTTGGTGAAGCCGTGGGCGCGCAGGGGCTCGGTCATGCTGCGGTCTCCGTGGAGGCGGCGGGTTGGCCGGTCTGGTGGGCCGGATGGGCCTGGCTGGCCTCGCGCAGGGCGCGCAGGCCGGCCACCAGCCGCGTCTGGTACGACAGGAAGGCGATCAGCTGCGACAGCGTCACCACGTCGGGCGTGGCCAGGCCGGCGGCGGGCAGGCGCAGCAGCGCGTCGCGGTCGCCGTCGATCGGGCGTTCGATCAGCGTGCGCGCGAAGGCGAGGATGGCGCGCAGGCGGGCGTCGGCCAGCGTGGCCGGATCGCCCTGCTCGACCGCCTGCAGGGCCGCCGCATCGACCGGCGTTTCGGCCAGCCGGGCACGGTAGTGCGCGCCCAGTTCGGGGGCGGGCGTCAGGCGGCAGGCGTACAGGGCGACCAGCAGGCGTTCGCCCGGCGTCAGGCCGGGCAGGGCTGCGTCGAACAGGGCGTCATGGCTGCCCTGCGTGGCGACGGCGACCTTGTCGCGCGCATGGCGCAGCGTGTGGGCGGCGCTGCCGTCGTCCAGGCCGGCGGCCCGATCGACGACATCGTTGACGGGAGTGGATGCCATGGTTGAGAGACTCCGTGATGCGGAAACGGGGCGGCTGCGCGCGGCCACAGCCTCGGCCAGGAAGCGGCGCACGGCGGCCCAGGATTGCAGGTCAGCCCGAGCATTGGCGCGCGGTTCACCGCCGCCGGTGCTGATGCGGCCAGAGACCGGGTGTGCATGGACCAGCTGCGTGGTCGGCACATAGGGGAAGACGATGGCGTGGCCGGCGCCGGCGAAGTCGTGGTGGACGACCGGGTACGGGTGGCGCGCCTCGGCCAGCCGGGCAGCCGCCATGCGTGCGTAGTCGCTCGATGGCCACGAACCGTCGTCGGTGGCCGACAGCAGCAGCACCGGCCCGCGCGTCTGCTCGACGCGGATGCGGGCGCGCTCGACCGCCTGCGCATCCCGCAGCGCCGTGCGGATCGCGCGTTCGTGCCGGTGCGGCGGCTCGCCTTCGTCGAACGGGGCCCAGGTCGCGGTGCGGTTGCCTTCCCACAGATGCGGCAGCGGCCGGCCGCGATACAGCCAAGTCGGGCCTTCGCGCCCGATGGCCGGATCGGCGGCATTCTGCGCACTGTGCACCACGGCACCCGGCACGTAGCCGATCACCGCCGAGACGGCTGCGGGAAACGTCGCCCCGAGCAGCAACGCCAGCTCGCCGCCGCGCGACTGGCCGCTCACCGCCACGAAATCGTGCAGCGGCCGCACGCGCCGGCGCAGCCAGGCGAGGCCGCGCTCGAAGTATTCGAGCGGAGTGTTTGAGATGTAGTCCGACAGCCCCGGCGCCTTGAAATACGCCAGCGCGAAGGCAGCGTATCCGTGCGAGGCATACAGCGCCGCGCGCGGTTCGTTGATGCCACCGCCGGAGCCGTTGAGCACCATCACCGCCGGCCGCGGGCCGGGGTGGGCGTGCGGGTCCGGCAGGTACAGCGTCCCGACCAGGCCGTCGTCGCGGACGTCGTGGCGCGTCAGGCCCGGCGCGGCCAGCCGCTGCACGAAGCGCGCGCAGGCCGGCGTGCCGTGCGCGGTGGCCGTCAGCGTCGTGGTCAGCGGCTCGGTGGCGGCGCTCGCGAAGACCTCGCGCGATGTGCCGCCCTCGGGGCGCTGGCTCCAGACCAGGCCCATCGGGTCGACGCCGGTGTAGTCGCCGCAGACGGGCGCATCGCGCGACAGATCGACGGTGCCGTCGGCATCGGCGATGAAGGCGGCGCGGCTGCACCACGGCACCGCATGCCCGCGCAGCGTCCGTGTGGCGAGATCGACCTGCGCGCCGGGCACCAGCCCCGTCACGACGATGCGGCGCGGCACGTCGATCAGGTCGTCGGCCGGTGCGACGCTGAGCGCAAAGGCGGGCGAAGCGGCCACGGCGCGCTTACTTGCCGTCCTGCGTGACCATCATGGCCGCGGTGCGGTCGCTGGTCATCGGCGTCACCTTCAGGCCCTTCTTCGCGGCCCAGACGTTCTGGTAGTGGTACAGCGGCAGCACACCCACGTCGTCCGAGACCAGCTTGACCGAGTGGCGCAGGATGGCGGCGCGCTTCTCGGTGTTGAACTCCTCGGTGGAGGCGTCCAGCGCATGGTCCACCGCCTGGTTGCTGTAGTGGCCCCAGTTGGAGGCGCCCAGGCCCTTCTTGGCATCGACCGTGGCCAGCACGTTGACCAGCGCGTAGCTGGCCTCGCCGGTGCCGTTGCCCCAGGCCAGCATGCTCATCGCATAGTCGTTCTTGTTGGCGCGGCTGGCATAGACCGACCACGGCACCACTTCCACCTTGGCTTTCACGCCGATGCGCGTCCAGAACTGCGCCACCGCCTGCGCCGTTTCCGGGCCCTGCGGGTAGCGGTCGTTCGGCACGTGCATCACCAGGTTGAAGCCCTGCGCAAAGCCGGCCTCGGCCAGCAGCTTCCTGGCCTGCGCCGGGTCGTAGGCAATGTCCTTCACCTCGGGGTTGTAGCCGAAGGTGTCGGCCGGCATCCACTGGTTGGCGACCGTGGCGGCGCCCTGCAGGATGCGGTCGACGATGGCCCTGCGGTCGATTGCCAGCGACAGCGCGCGGCGCACGCGCACGTCCAGCAGCGGGTTGTTCGGCAGCGGCTTGCCGTCGTTGCCGGTGAGGTATTCGTTCGGGCCCTGGCGGAAGCTCGGCTGCAGCAGCATCACGCGCAGGCCGGGGTAGGCGTACACCTTGACGCCGGGCGACTGGCGCAGCCGCGCGAGGTCGGCCACCGAGACCTTGTCGATCACGTCCACCTCGCCCGACAGCAGGTTGGCGGTGCGCGCGGCGGCGTTGTTGATGTAGCGGTAGTTGACCTTCTCCCACGGCGATTTGCCGCCCCAGTAGGCATCGTTGCGCGCCATCACCACGCGCTCGCCCGGTGTGTACGCGACGAACTTGAACGGACCGGTGCCGACCACGGCGCGGCCGGCGTTGTAGTCCTCGGTGTTCGACTTCTCGCCGATGTGCTTGCTGACGATGTGCACCGAGGCCAGGTTCAGCGGCAGGTCGGGGTTGGGGATCGTGGTCTTGACGATGAGCGTGAGCGGGTCCTTGGCGCTGACCGACTCGACCGTGCGCAGGTAGCCCGCGAAGGTCGCCACGCTGCCCGGCACGCTGCGCGCGCGCTGGTACGAGAAGATGACGTCGTCGGCGGTGAAGGGCTTGCCGTCCTGCCATTTCACGCCGGGGCGCAGCTTGAACTCCCACGTCTTCGGGTCCAGCGGCTTCCACGCCAGCGCCAGGCCGGGCTGCAGCCGGTTCCACTTGTTCTCGACCAGCAGGTCCCAGAAGTGCACGTCGACCGAGCGGTCGCCGGCGTGGTTGTTGAGCTGCGGGTCGAGCGACGACAGCGGATCGGCAAAGCCGATGCTGAGCGTCTGGGCGCCGGCAGGGCCCGGGAGTGCGGCGGCGGCCAGCAGGGCAACGGCCAGCGAAGAGGCAAGGAGGCGTTTCACGTTCGGTCCTGTTGTTGATGTTCTGGGTGGGTGCGGCTTAGCGGCCGTCGTTCAGGTGGCACGCGCTGACATGGTTGACGGCAATGCCGCGCAGCGTCGGCGCTTCGGTCGTGCAGCGCGGCATGGCGTGCGGACAGCGCGGGTGGAAATGGCAGCCGGACGGCGGGTTCAGCGGGCTCGGCATCTCGCCCTGGAGGGCGGTGAAGGTCTTGTGCCGGGCAGACAGGCGCGGAATCTCCGCCAGCAGCGTCTGCGTGTACGGATGGTTGGGGCGGCTGAACACCTCTTGCGCGCTGGCCGATTCCACCACGCGGCCCAGGT
The sequence above is a segment of the Ralstonia nicotianae genome. Coding sequences within it:
- a CDS encoding xanthine dehydrogenase family protein molybdopterin-binding subunit; the protein is MTADATAPRRGRRRFLLGALGIGGALVVGWGVLPPRSRLGDAADFPAQPGEVALNGWIKITPQGDVVLAMPRVEMGQGIHTALSMLTAEELDIPLARVRVERAPIERIYGNVVSVVDSALPLHPDDAGKAWARALHWIMAKSAREIGLVITGGSSSVADAWQPVREAAATARATLVEAAARAWNVQAAQVSVHDGRLIGPGGRQAGFGEVAAHARDIAPPASVTLKPASQYRLVGQPAPRSDAAGKTDGSARFAIDVRPPGLLYAAVAMCPVFGGRLKAFDAKAAQGMPGVRYVVPFDGAAGGAPGVAVVADHYWQARQAVAKLEPVWDSGPHAALDSAGIRRQIAAALDSDRGGFTYRSTGDGLQAFDHVGGATVVEAEYSVPYLAHAAMEPINCTAQVTRDHVQLWAPTQVATLAQLVAARAAGVRREQVRIEVPLIGGGFGRRLESDFVGQAVAIAVRTEGRPVQVIWTREDDIRHDFYRPQAIARLKARIERGRVTALASRSAGQSILAGELGRLFGAPSLGIDRYTAEGLFDLPYEIAHEHIAHLAVDLPVPVGFWRSVGHSYTAFFLEGFLNEVAAAAGLDPLAMRRDLLEAHPRERTVLDTAARAAGWGQPLAPAADGAPRARGLALHGCFGSVVAQVAEVSLKDGKPRVHRVVCAVDCGTVVNPGIVARQVESAVIFGLGAALHGQIQVKDGQVVQSNYSDYPVLGMADTPVIETHLVPSAAEPGGVGEIAVPPIAPAVAHAVAQLTGKPVRQLPMA
- a CDS encoding ABC transporter substrate-binding protein, which gives rise to MKRLLASSLAVALLAAAALPGPAGAQTLSIGFADPLSSLDPQLNNHAGDRSVDVHFWDLLVENKWNRLQPGLALAWKPLDPKTWEFKLRPGVKWQDGKPFTADDVIFSYQRARSVPGSVATFAGYLRTVESVSAKDPLTLIVKTTIPNPDLPLNLASVHIVSKHIGEKSNTEDYNAGRAVVGTGPFKFVAYTPGERVVMARNDAYWGGKSPWEKVNYRYINNAAARTANLLSGEVDVIDKVSVADLARLRQSPGVKVYAYPGLRVMLLQPSFRQGPNEYLTGNDGKPLPNNPLLDVRVRRALSLAIDRRAIVDRILQGAATVANQWMPADTFGYNPEVKDIAYDPAQARKLLAEAGFAQGFNLVMHVPNDRYPQGPETAQAVAQFWTRIGVKAKVEVVPWSVYASRANKNDYAMSMLAWGNGTGEASYALVNVLATVDAKKGLGASNWGHYSNQAVDHALDASTEEFNTEKRAAILRHSVKLVSDDVGVLPLYHYQNVWAAKKGLKVTPMTSDRTAAMMVTQDGK
- a CDS encoding acyl-CoA thioester hydrolase/BAAT C-terminal domain-containing protein, with product MAASPAFALSVAPADDLIDVPRRIVVTGLVPGAQVDLATRTLRGHAVPWCSRAAFIADADGTVDLSRDAPVCGDYTGVDPMGLVWSQRPEGGTSREVFASAATEPLTTTLTATAHGTPACARFVQRLAAPGLTRHDVRDDGLVGTLYLPDPHAHPGPRPAVMVLNGSGGGINEPRAALYASHGYAAFALAYFKAPGLSDYISNTPLEYFERGLAWLRRRVRPLHDFVAVSGQSRGGELALLLGATFPAAVSAVIGYVPGAVVHSAQNAADPAIGREGPTWLYRGRPLPHLWEGNRTATWAPFDEGEPPHRHERAIRTALRDAQAVERARIRVEQTRGPVLLLSATDDGSWPSSDYARMAAARLAEARHPYPVVHHDFAGAGHAIVFPYVPTTQLVHAHPVSGRISTGGGEPRANARADLQSWAAVRRFLAEAVAARSRPVSASRSLSTMASTPVNDVVDRAAGLDDGSAAHTLRHARDKVAVATQGSHDALFDAALPGLTPGERLLVALYACRLTPAPELGAHYRARLAETPVDAAALQAVEQGDPATLADARLRAILAFARTLIERPIDGDRDALLRLPAAGLATPDVVTLSQLIAFLSYQTRLVAGLRALREASQAHPAHQTGQPAASTETAA
- a CDS encoding peroxidase-related enzyme, which produces MTEPLRAHGFTNATLEWKAWLDVVDLDRATPGQIAVLEESHPKAKTSDYYRFLVHQPEILRQRSAAFNAIMYAPGGLSRAERELASTVVSRVNGCVYCAAVHAQRFEQLAKRNDVIRQVFEDPHTAGTNARERAIARFSIDLTLRPGDVRAEDLQPLQAAGLTDAEILDLIHAVAIFAWANRLMLNLGEPVFPDEAA